In Anaerolineales bacterium, one DNA window encodes the following:
- the asnB gene encoding asparagine synthase (glutamine-hydrolyzing) yields the protein MCGITGFWNLDGKPVNRDELIRFTNQLAHRGPDGWDIHVDESANLGFGHRRLAIIDLNTGDQPMPYADGRYWIVFNGEIYNFVELKNELESLGCRFNTESDTEVVLAAYDTWGEDFQFKLNGMWALAIWDSRERKLFLSRDRFGVKPMIYLFDGKRFAFASEMKAFLALDGFRAEYNPVVLANSLEDASLVEGAEDCLFQGLKRLLGGHCLTLTASGDMKIRRWWNTLDHLPHVPEKYEDQVAQYRELFLDACRIRMRSDVPIGTALSGGLDSSSVLSSMSHIRKSGDATMRMAHEWQKAFIGTWPGKVIDERRYADEVIKKTGVNPIYCEMNADMYLEHFDEILYQFEELSDIHLGPWFVHKMQRQHGVVVTIDGHGGDEALGGYTWHVFAAMRNANPIRYAELALIRNSMSLTHGLGTYVNAIKKRLTGKKSASPSTSWLVAQPEPFFTPSIEQDKPRLAGHDELFKTLYTDFHFTHLPMVLRNFDRLSMAHGVEVRSPLMDWRLVCFSFALPSDRKIGRGFTKRILRDAMKGVLPDLIRVRSKKLGFPDLAEGWDSSRGHQFIHDVVSSNNFQTSPFWNGARVQNDLEVAFKRHDKKIMKRAWKFIQAQALLNLFLERK from the coding sequence ATGTGTGGAATTACTGGATTTTGGAATCTGGACGGTAAACCGGTCAATCGTGACGAATTGATCCGCTTTACGAATCAACTCGCGCATCGCGGACCCGACGGCTGGGACATCCATGTGGACGAATCTGCCAATCTTGGTTTTGGTCACCGCCGCCTCGCCATCATCGACTTGAACACCGGCGACCAGCCCATGCCCTACGCCGACGGGCGTTACTGGATCGTCTTCAACGGCGAAATTTATAACTTCGTCGAATTGAAAAATGAACTCGAAAGCCTGGGCTGCCGTTTCAATACCGAATCGGATACGGAAGTCGTGCTCGCCGCTTACGATACATGGGGCGAGGATTTTCAATTCAAACTCAACGGCATGTGGGCGCTCGCCATTTGGGACAGCCGCGAACGTAAACTGTTTCTCTCGCGCGACCGCTTCGGCGTCAAGCCGATGATCTATCTTTTCGATGGCAAACGCTTTGCCTTCGCTTCCGAAATGAAAGCCTTTCTCGCGCTCGATGGCTTCCGCGCAGAATACAACCCCGTCGTGCTTGCCAACTCGCTCGAAGATGCGTCGCTGGTCGAAGGCGCGGAGGATTGTCTCTTTCAAGGTCTCAAACGTTTGTTGGGCGGGCATTGCCTCACACTCACTGCAAGTGGTGATATGAAAATTCGCCGCTGGTGGAATACGCTCGATCATCTTCCCCATGTACCCGAAAAATACGAAGACCAGGTCGCGCAGTACCGCGAACTATTCCTCGATGCCTGCCGCATCCGTATGCGCAGTGACGTGCCCATCGGCACAGCCCTCAGCGGCGGCTTGGATTCCAGTTCCGTGCTTTCTTCCATGAGCCACATCCGCAAATCCGGCGATGCCACCATGCGCATGGCGCACGAATGGCAGAAAGCCTTCATCGGCACGTGGCCCGGCAAAGTCATTGACGAACGCCGCTATGCCGATGAGGTCATAAAGAAGACCGGTGTCAATCCCATCTACTGCGAAATGAACGCGGACATGTACCTCGAACATTTCGACGAGATCCTCTATCAATTCGAAGAACTCTCCGACATTCATCTCGGTCCGTGGTTTGTTCACAAGATGCAGCGTCAGCATGGCGTGGTCGTCACCATTGACGGTCACGGCGGCGATGAAGCGCTGGGCGGCTACACCTGGCACGTCTTCGCCGCCATGCGCAATGCGAATCCGATTCGCTACGCCGAACTGGCCTTGATACGAAACAGCATGAGCCTGACTCATGGACTTGGGACATATGTAAACGCCATCAAGAAACGTTTGACTGGAAAAAAATCCGCATCACCTTCGACCTCATGGCTGGTTGCACAACCTGAGCCTTTTTTTACGCCTTCAATAGAGCAGGACAAGCCACGCCTTGCTGGGCACGATGAACTCTTCAAAACACTCTACACCGACTTCCACTTCACGCATCTGCCGATGGTCTTGCGAAATTTCGACCGTCTCTCCATGGCGCACGGGGTAGAAGTGCGCTCACCTCTCATGGATTGGCGGTTGGTGTGTTTTTCCTTCGCATTGCCATCTGACCGAAAGATCGGCAGAGGCTTTACAAAAAGGATTTTGCGCGACGCAATGAAAGGTGTCCTTCCGGATTTGATTCGCGTTCGATCCAAAAAACTTGGATTCCCCGACCTGGCTGAAGGCTGGGACTCGTCTCGCGGTCATCAATTCATCCACGATGTAGTCTCTTCGAATAATTTTCAAACATCCCCGTTCTGGAACGGTGCGCGTGTTCAAAATGACCTGGAAGTTGCTTTCAAACGCCATGACAAAAAAATCATGAAACGTGCCTGGAAATTTATTCAAGCACAGGCATTGCTCAACCTGTTTTTGGAACGGAAGTAA
- a CDS encoding glycosyltransferase, whose amino-acid sequence MILLIFTNTYPYDTVGEQTFLTGEINILQKYFERIVLVPNEKHEKLLPLPQGVEVRLDFAGNFSLEKRFLAFLPALFSKDVWQEIKDRLPASLSFGYLKKIFFFVSGASLTQKWMSNWLKREGLSSSEVVCYTYWFTEIAMGLGRAKTEHPSLRLISRAHGYDLYEEMYKPWPLRSQSISLLDGLFADSDIGTNYLLEKYPRFKYKYATALLGVPEPGGLSKPSDDGVLRVVSCSMVNPIKRIDLLLEGILHAAKCRPDQRIEWTHFGGGEERQNFINRVAAGFPPNASGSFPGYQTQEHLIKTYLEMPIDVFLNVSSTEGTPVSIMEAISCGIPVIATAVGGNVEIVQEKNGFLLGENPTPDDIADALLAVCDQRDEWLEKRQGSREVWQERYNETTNFEAFAQKLIEIRKR is encoded by the coding sequence ATGATCCTTTTGATTTTTACGAACACCTATCCCTACGATACCGTCGGTGAGCAGACCTTTTTGACTGGCGAGATCAATATCCTGCAAAAATATTTCGAACGGATCGTGCTCGTTCCAAATGAAAAGCACGAAAAATTGCTGCCCCTGCCGCAAGGCGTGGAGGTCCGCCTCGATTTTGCGGGGAACTTTTCCCTCGAAAAACGCTTTCTGGCATTTTTACCCGCTCTTTTTTCCAAAGATGTCTGGCAGGAGATCAAAGACCGTCTGCCCGCCTCTCTTTCGTTTGGCTATCTTAAAAAGATATTTTTCTTCGTCTCCGGCGCGTCCTTAACGCAAAAATGGATGAGCAATTGGCTGAAACGGGAAGGGCTTTCCTCTTCCGAAGTAGTTTGCTACACCTACTGGTTCACCGAGATTGCCATGGGGCTGGGCCGGGCGAAGACCGAACATCCGTCTTTGCGGCTCATCTCCCGCGCACATGGATACGATTTGTACGAAGAAATGTACAAGCCGTGGCCACTGCGTTCGCAGTCCATTTCCCTGCTGGATGGCTTGTTCGCGGATTCGGACATCGGCACGAACTATCTGTTGGAAAAATATCCGCGCTTCAAGTATAAATATGCCACCGCCCTGCTGGGAGTGCCTGAACCGGGCGGGCTGTCGAAGCCATCCGATGATGGCGTGCTGCGGGTCGTCTCCTGTTCGATGGTCAACCCCATCAAACGGATCGACCTGCTGCTGGAGGGAATTCTCCATGCTGCAAAGTGCCGCCCCGACCAAAGAATCGAATGGACTCATTTTGGCGGCGGAGAAGAACGACAAAATTTCATCAATCGTGTAGCGGCTGGGTTCCCTCCCAATGCCAGCGGAAGTTTTCCCGGCTATCAAACGCAGGAGCATCTCATCAAAACCTATCTTGAGATGCCGATTGATGTATTTCTCAATGTCAGTTCCACCGAAGGGACGCCTGTTTCCATCATGGAAGCCATCAGTTGCGGAATCCCCGTCATCGCTACCGCGGTGGGAGGCAATGTGGAGATCGTTCAGGAAAAGAACGGCTTTTTACTTGGTGAGAATCCCACACCCGATGATATCGCCGACGCGTTGCTGGCGGTCTGCGATCAACGTGATGAGTGGTTGGAGAAGCGACAAGGCAGCCGCGAGGTCTGGCAGGAACGATATAATGAAACGACCAACTTTGAGGCGTTTGCCCAAAAACTGATCGAGATAAGGAAGCGTTAA
- a CDS encoding sugar phosphate nucleotidyltransferase, producing MRAVILAGGKGTRLAPYTTVLPKPLMPIGEMPILEIVIRQLHKKGFDDITLATGYLAELLMAYCGDGSKFNVKIDYSREEHPLGTAGPIALITDLTDTFLVMNGDLLTTIDYSAMLKYHRERGALATVACYQRDVKIDLGVIRVDEDNWVSDYIEKPTYHYSVSMGIYLFEPEILNYVPKGQRLDLPELVLKLMNDGKKVNVFNFDGYWLDIGRHDDYERAIEEFAKHREAFLPE from the coding sequence ATGCGCGCAGTGATTTTAGCTGGCGGCAAGGGAACGCGCCTTGCCCCATACACAACTGTTCTTCCCAAACCGCTCATGCCGATCGGTGAAATGCCGATTCTGGAAATCGTCATCCGCCAGTTGCATAAAAAAGGCTTCGACGACATCACGCTTGCAACGGGCTATCTTGCCGAGTTGCTGATGGCATACTGCGGTGACGGGAGCAAGTTCAATGTGAAGATTGATTACTCCCGCGAAGAACATCCTCTCGGCACGGCGGGACCGATTGCGCTTATCACGGATTTGACCGATACCTTCCTGGTCATGAACGGCGACCTGCTCACCACCATTGATTACAGCGCCATGCTCAAATACCACCGCGAACGCGGCGCACTTGCCACGGTGGCTTGCTATCAGCGCGATGTAAAAATTGACCTCGGCGTGATTCGGGTGGATGAAGATAACTGGGTCTCGGATTACATCGAAAAACCCACGTATCACTACTCGGTGAGCATGGGCATTTACCTGTTCGAGCCTGAAATCTTGAATTACGTCCCGAAAGGTCAGCGCCTTGACCTGCCCGAACTTGTGCTCAAGTTGATGAACGACGGCAAAAAGGTCAATGTCTTCAACTTCGACGGCTACTGGCTCGACATCGGCAGGCATGACGATTACGAACGCGCCATCGAAGAGTTTGCGAAACATCGCGAAGCGTTTTTGCCCGAATAG